In Daucus carota subsp. sativus chromosome 4, DH1 v3.0, whole genome shotgun sequence, one DNA window encodes the following:
- the LOC108218926 gene encoding NAC domain-containing protein 6 has protein sequence MGESSPTKLELPGFRFHPTEEELIEFYLKNTLYGKKLHCDIIGVLNIYGYDPWYLPELAKIGEREWYFFVPRDTKHGSGGRPNRTTANGFWKATGSDRKIVTLSDPKRVIGLKKTLVFYKGRAPRGTKTDWVMNEYRLPASCPLHKDIVLCKIYRKATSLKVLEQRAAMEEEIMKTNNSTCSDSPSPQTTSPVISMDTTASFSSKDQDLAAAGAKESFMKEEIVEEEDTMLSFPSGEAGANTKCSSLHLPTGMESMDLQLPKFSSQDPFLTPLCSPWLDNWFISYANVYNL, from the exons ATGGGTGAATCATCACCAACAAAGCTTGAATTGCCCGGCTTTCGGTTCCACCCTACCGAGGAAGAGCTCATCGAATTCTACCTCAAAAACACCCTTTATGGAAAGAAATTGCACTGTGATATCATTGGTGTGCTCAATATCTATGGTTATGATCCTTGGTATTTGCCAG AGCTAGCAAAGATTGGGGAGAGGGAGTGGTACTTCTTTGTTCCAAGGGACACAAAGCATGGGAGTGGAGGGAGGCCTAACAGAACCACTGCAAATGGGTTCTGGAAGGCCACTGGTTCTGACCGCAAGATTGTTACTTTATCCGATCCCAAGAGGGTCATCGGACTGAAGAAGACTCTGGTTTTCTACAAAGGAAGAGCACCAAGGGGAACCAAAACTGATTGGGTCATGAATGAGTATCGCTTGCCTGCTTCGTGCCCTTTACACAAG GATATTGTGTTGTGCAAGATATATAGGAAAGCTACATCATTGAAGGTGTTAGAGCAAAGGGCGGCAATGGAAGAGGAAATAATGAAAACCAATAACAGTACCTGTTCCGATTCTCCATCTCCGCAAACAACGTCGCCAGTGATTTCAATGGACACCACTGCCTCATTTTCAAGCAAAGATCAAGATTTGGCAGCAGCAGGAGCAAAAGAGTCGTTTATGAAGGAGGAAATCGTCGAAGAAGAAGATACAATGCTATCTTTTCCAAGTggtgaagctggagcaaatacAAAATGCTCAAGTCTCCATTTGCCAACTGGTATGGAGAGCATGGATCTCCAATTGCCAAAATTCAGTAGCCAAGACCCCTTTCTCACACCATTATGCAGCCCTTGGCTTGACAATTGGTTCATCTCATATGCAAATGTATATAATCTCTAA
- the LOC108218925 gene encoding serine/threonine-protein kinase BSK1 translates to MGCWQSSLSAETHQEKDGKHHNQQLHSRNPPFSGGVEAVPATGVPPFSKFSFVDLKAATKNFSSEFIVSESGEKAPNLVYKGQLNDGRWIAVKKFSKVAWPDPKQFAEEAKGVGKLRFRRLANLIGYCCDGDERLLVAEYMPNDTLAMHLFHWENQTIEWAMRLRVAFYIAEALDYCRSEGHSLYHDLNAYRVLFDKDGDPRLSCFGLMRNSRDGKSYSTNLAYTPPEYLRNGRVTPESVIFSFGTILLDLLSGKHIPPNHALDMIRTKNILLLIDSHLEGKFSMDEATIVVDIASKCLQYEPKDRPTAKDLVATLLPLQTGLDVPSHVMLGISKNVDAPPTPQRPLSPLGEACSRKDLTAIHQILVMTHYRDDEGTNELSFQEWTQQMRDMLEARKRGDFAFRDKDFKTAIDCYSQFIDVGTMVSPTVFARRSLCNLLCDQPDAALRDAMQAQCVYPDWPTAFYMQSVALAKLDMQQDAVDMLNEGAGLEEKRQKSGRRS, encoded by the exons ATGGGTTGCTGGCAATCATCTTTGTCAGCTGAGACCCATCAAGAAAAAGATGGGAAGCATCACAATCAGCAACTCCACAGCCGGAATCCACCGTTTTCCGGCGGAGTTGAGGCGGTTCCGGCCACCGGAGTCCCACCCTTTTCGAAATTCTCCTTTGTGGACCTCAAGGCTGCAACTAAGAACTTCAGCTCTGAGTTTATAGTGTCTGAGAGTGGTGAGAAGGCCCCTAATCTTGTTTACAAAGGTCAACTCAATGATGGCCGTTGGATTGCTGTCAAGAAATTCTCTAAAGTGGCTTGGCCTGATCCTAAGCAGTTTGCT GAGGAGGCTAAGGGTGTTGGGAAGTTGCGATTTCGGAGGCTTGCTAATTTGATTGGTTATTGCTGTGATGGAGATGAGAGATTACTTGTTGCTGAGTACATGCCTAATGACACCCTTGCTATGCATCTGTTTCACT GGGAAAATCAAACCATTGAATGGGCCATGCGCTTAAGAGTTGCATTTTATATTGCTGAAGCCTTAGATTATTGTCGCAGTGAAGGTCATTCACTATATCATGACCTTAATGCTTACAGGGTTCTTTTTGATAAG GATGGCGATCCTCGACTTTCATGTTTCGGTCTGATGAGAAATAGTAGGGATGGGAAAAGCTACAGCACAAATTTGGCCTACACACCTCCAGAATATTTGAGAAATG GGAGAGTCACACCTGAAAGTGTAATATTCAGCTTCGGCACCATTCTCCTGGATCTGCTAAGTGGAAAGCACATCCCCCCTAATCAT GCTCTTGATATGATACGAACAAAAAATATTCTTCTTCTAATTGATTCACATTTGGAGGGGAAGTTTTCAATGGATGAAGCAACAATTGTAGTTGATATTGCCTCTAAATGTTTGCAATATGAACCTAAGGATCGGCCTACTGCAAAGGACCTAGTGGCAACACTTCTGCCACTGCAAACGGGATTGGAT GTTCCATCCCATGTCATGCTTGGTATCTCAAAGAACGTAGATGCCCCACCTACCCCTCAGCGTCCCCTTTCACCACTTGGTGAGGCATGCTCACGGAAGGACTTAACAGCAATTCATCAGATCTTAGTTATGACACACTACCGGGATGATGAAGGAACCAATGAG TTATCGTTCCAAGAATGGACCCAACAAATGAGAGATATGCTTGAAGCAAGAAAGCGTGGTGATTTTGCTTTCCGTGATAAAGATTTCAAAACCGCAATTGATTGTTATTCCCAG TTCATTGATGTAGGAACCATGGTGTCCCCGACTGTCTTTGCACGTAGAAGTTTGTGCAATCTCCTATGTGATCAGCCTGATGCTGCGCTCCGGGATGCAATGCAAGCACAATGTGTCTATCCGGACTGGCCAACGGCTTTCTATATGCAGTCAGTTGCCCTTGCTAAGTTAGACATGCAGCAGGATGCTGTTGATATGTTAAATGAGGGTGCCGGACTTGAAGAGAAGAGGCAAAAAAGTGGGAGAAGATCATAA
- the LOC108218788 gene encoding nitrate regulatory gene2 protein, whose translation MGCTSSKLDDLPAVALCRDRCNFLNDAIHHRYALADAHLAYFLSLKSIGISLHRFFHLRFTASPAPPILNLPTQRKLDPSPPASPIHHIHSHSNSVGSHLQFNSSDDDVSDSEHLHLHSESDSPIHNHNHQNHHNNYNSNYNDNYINNDNSPYGHLNYIDHETLAQYNNNDTSHFMNMNYMRRNTTPSVLYEQRPPVSETVKFGDFSGSSSSAAAYNPYMYNNNSQVASTSYSSYGNSSYGGFFGSLPPENVIPAAATTAASTSKPPPSPPRGGSAWDFLNPFETFQEYYPPPHTPSMNSKELREEEGIPDLEDEDEVLKEVQGNQKFVDEGGGGGGPGGSRVSRDEYFKAALEDQVEGKGKESSHETEVHYRTSRGRESMDEDPVEYEVHMIDKKVVDKDEDKSGGHRPGLKTFRDDSEVVREIQVQFERASEMGNELSKMLEIGKHPHSRKHAAYQAVSSKMLNAIAPSLSIVSSEASTSESAPSLNYDDTVGLSSTNLSSTLQKLLLWEKKLYEEVKIEEKLRVQHERKSRKLKRLSEKGAEAHKIETTRILVRTLSTKTRIAIQAVDKISVKINELRDNELWPQLIGFIQGLTRLWKAMLDCHQSQLQAIGAARQLDDIVSNRYSSDAHLEATLQLEQELLNWVFRFSCWVASQKGYVKALNSWLLKCLLYEPEETADGIAPFSPGRMGAPPVFVICNQWSQALDTISEKEVIETMRYFAASVLQLWERDKSEMRQRMTVNKETELKVKNLEREDQKIHKEIQELDKRIVLVSGDANSLSVTGHVVYQSETSSNTSFQLSMQRIFEAMEKFTASSLKAYEELLQRSEDLRLAGEQDTFS comes from the exons atgggCTGTACAAGCTCAAAGCTCGACGACCTACCGGCGGTGGCTCTATGCCGCGACCGCTGCAACTTTCTCAACGACGCAATCCACCACCGCTACGCACTCGCCGACGCTCATCTCGCCtactttctctctctcaaatcaaTCGGCATCTCTCTCCACCGCTTCTTCCACCTCCGCTTCACCGCCTCGCCGGCGCCGCCGATTCTCAATCTTCCGACTCAACGGAAACTCGATCCGTCACCGCCAGCCTCGCCAATTCATCACATTCACTCTCACTCGAACTCTGTTGGCTCGCATCTGCAATTCAATTCATCCGACGACGACGTTTCGGACTCCgagcatcttcatcttcattccGAGTCAGATTCTCCGAttcataatcataatcatcagaatcatcataataattataatagtaattataatgataattatattaataatgataatagTCCGTACGGTCATCTGAATTATATAGATCATGAAACCCTAGCTCAATACAACAATAATGATACGAGTCATTTtatgaatatgaattatatGAGGCGTAATACGACGCCGTCTGTGTTGTATGAGCAACGGCCGCCTGTTTCGGAAACTGTTAAATTTGGGGATTTTTCGGGTTCTAGTAGTTCAGCTGCTGCTTATAATCcttatatgtataataataatagtcaGGTTGCTAGTACTAGTTATTCTAGTTATGGAAATAGTAGTTATGGTGGATTTTTCGGTTCATTGCCGCCGGAAAATGTGATTCCGGCGGCTGCTACTACTGCAGCTTCGACATCCAAGCCGCCACCATCACCTCCGCGAGGTGGTTCGGCTTGGGATTTTTTGAACCCGTTTGAGACGTTTCAGGAATATTATCCTCCTCCGCATACTCCGAGTATGAATTCGAAGGAGTTGAGGGAGGAGGAAGGGATTCCGGATTTGGAGGATGAGGATGAGGTGTTGAAGGAAGTACAGGGAAACCAGAAGTTTGTCGATGAAGGCGGAGGTGGAGGTGGTCCTGGAGGTAGTCGTGTTAGCAGAGATGAGTATTTTAAGGCGGCATTGGAGGATCAGGTGGAAGGGAAAGGGAAGGAAAGTAGTCATGAGACGGAGGTGCATTATCGGACTAGTAGGGGGAGGGAGTCGATGGATGAGGATCCAGTGGAGTATGAAGTGCATATGATTGATAAGAAAGTTGTTGATAAGGATGAGGATAAGTCTGGTGGCCATCGCCCTGGATTGAAGACTTTTCGTGATGATTCTGAGGTGGTTAGGGAAATCCAGGTTCAATTTGAAAGAGCTTCTGAAATGGGAAATGAGCTCTCGAAAATGCTTGAAATCGGAAAACATCCGCACAGTCGCAAGCATGCGGCCTATCAAG CTGTTTCCTCCAAGATGTTGAATGCAATTGCTCCCTCACTTTCAATAGTATCATCAGAAGCTTCTACGTCTGAAAGTGCTCCTAGCTTAAATTATGATGATACTGTGGGGTTAAGTTCCACAAATCTTTCCTCTACTTTGCAGAAGTTATTGCTCTGGGAAAAGAAATTGTATGAGGAAGTTAAG ATAGAGGAGAAATTGAGGGTACAACATGAAAGGAAGTCCAGAAAGCTAAAACGTCTGAGTGAAAAGGGTGCTgaggctcacaagattgaaaCAACTCGAATTTTAGTTAGGACTCTTTCCACAAAAACTAGAATCGCAATTCAAGCTGTTGATAAGATATCTGTGAAGATAAATGAGTTGAGAGATAATGAATTGTGGCCACAATTAATTGGATTCATTCAGGG GTTGACCAGACTCTGGAAAGCTATGCTTGACTGCCATCAAAGTCAACTTCAAGCCATTGGAGCAGCTAGACAATTAGATGATATTGTATCCAACAGATACTCGAGTGATGCTCATCTTGAAGCCACATTGCAGCTTGAACAAGAGCTTCTTAACTGGGTTTTTAGATTTTCTTGTTGGGTTGCTTCCCAGAAGGGATATGTCAAAGCATTAAACAGCTGGCTTCTGAAGTGTCTTCTGTATGAACCCGAAGAAACAGCCGATGGGATAGCACCTTTCTCTCCTGGTAGAATGGGAGCACCGCCTGTGTTTGTGATCTGCAATCAGTGGTCACAAGCACTAGATACAATTTCTGAGAAGGAAGTGATTGAGACAATGCGATACTTCGCGGCAAGTGTGCTACAGCTATGGGAACGGGATAAGTCAGAAATGCGCCAGAGAATGACAGTGAACAAGGAGACAGAGTTGAAAGTTAAGAACTTGGAGAGGGAAGATCAGAAGATACATAAGGAGATTCAGGAGTTGGATAAAAGGATTGTTTTGGTTTCTGGGGACGCCAACAGCCTCTCTGTAACTGGGCACGTGGTGTATCAAAGTGAAACTAGCAGCAACACCAGTTTTCAGTTGAGTATGCAGCGGATTTTTGAGGCTATGGAAAAGTTCACTGCTAGCTCGTTGAAGGCTTATGAGGAGTTGTTGCAGCGTAGTGAAGATCTTAGGCTTGCCGGAGAGCAGGATACATTTTCGTAG